One window from the genome of Candidatus Rickettsiella isopodorum encodes:
- a CDS encoding response regulator codes for MLVEDQLIIQRVHSIFLKKMGYQVDIAENGKQTLNMCLDSTYHLIILDAGLPDMQGVEVGKRIRILEKNNKTNRKPIILLSAYPANDLKKWCQEAEIDSFSTKPIPYKDLYIMLKNIFNRKAVNNEII; via the coding sequence TTGCTAGTTGAAGATCAGCTGATTATTCAACGCGTGCATAGTATTTTTTTGAAAAAAATGGGCTATCAGGTTGATATTGCCGAAAATGGAAAACAAACATTAAACATGTGTTTAGATAGTACTTATCATCTTATAATTCTCGACGCCGGGTTACCTGATATGCAAGGTGTTGAAGTAGGAAAAAGAATTCGTATACTAGAAAAAAATAATAAAACAAACCGAAAACCGATAATATTATTAAGTGCATATCCTGCTAATGACTTGAAAAAATGGTGCCAAGAAGCCGAAATTGATAGTTTTTCAACTAAACCTATTCCATATAAAGATTTGTATATTATGCTGAAAAATATTTTTAATCGGAAAGCAGTTAATAATGAAATTATTTAA
- a CDS encoding helix-turn-helix domain-containing protein produces MPFKHTLNNTLEYLIKKWGININQLHKHTGIPLSTLKRLILNKENNPTLASLAPIANYFSVSLDQLTGREILPKKNGLKIPLIHWKDIINTPKNRYHLAFSSLLISDISLSENSFALVIKDNNTTNFLAGSLLVIDPSLRGRNRDFIIVHKKGMRKPQLIQKIIYENKIYLKNLNAKSEIIKFSKCYKILGVVIQIRMNYKKSKFYVNFEDEKGNSAQKY; encoded by the coding sequence TTGCCCTTTAAGCACACGCTAAATAATACTTTAGAATATCTAATAAAAAAGTGGGGGATAAATATTAATCAACTCCATAAGCATACTGGTATTCCTCTTTCTACGCTAAAGCGATTAATACTAAACAAAGAAAATAATCCTACACTAGCATCCTTGGCTCCCATCGCGAACTATTTCTCAGTATCACTCGATCAGTTAACGGGAAGGGAAATTTTACCCAAAAAAAATGGCCTGAAGATCCCTTTGATACACTGGAAAGATATCATTAATACCCCTAAAAATAGATATCACCTAGCCTTTTCATCATTATTAATAAGCGATATAAGTTTAAGTGAAAACAGTTTTGCTTTAGTAATAAAAGATAATAATACCACTAATTTTTTGGCTGGATCTTTATTAGTCATTGATCCTAGTTTAAGAGGTCGCAATCGAGATTTTATAATTGTACATAAAAAAGGCATGCGTAAACCACAGCTTATACAAAAAATTATTTATGAAAATAAAATCTATTTGAAAAATTTAAATGCTAAATCTGAAATTATTAAATTTTCGAAGTGCTACAAAATTTTAGGGGTAGTTATACAAATAAGAATGAATTATAAAAAAAGTAAATTTTATGTTAATTTCGAGGATGAAAAAGGCAACAGCGCCCAAAAATATTAA
- a CDS encoding queuosine precursor transporter, translated as MLISRMKKATAPKNINQYILILGMINITISLAADVVAYKLVFLGPALVPGAPLIFPLTYIIGDIVAEVYGYNAAKQIIWVTLICELFFSIAIKLIIHLPSPNFWHDQPSYNQVIDPILRFVLAGILAVISSSFINIYIISKWKILMKGRHFWLRSLGSSAIGGFILVLITILFGFSGHIHFSQLGYMILSVYSIEILYSLLGVWPASLITGFLKMEEQLDVYDTETDFNPFR; from the coding sequence ATGTTAATTTCGAGGATGAAAAAGGCAACAGCGCCCAAAAATATTAATCAATATATCCTTATATTAGGGATGATAAACATTACGATTAGTTTAGCAGCTGACGTTGTAGCCTATAAATTAGTATTTCTTGGTCCGGCATTAGTGCCTGGCGCACCGCTGATTTTTCCTTTAACTTATATTATTGGAGATATAGTAGCAGAAGTTTATGGTTATAATGCGGCTAAACAAATTATATGGGTTACGTTAATCTGTGAATTATTTTTTTCGATTGCAATAAAATTAATTATTCATTTACCTTCACCCAATTTTTGGCACGATCAACCTTCTTATAATCAAGTAATAGATCCTATATTAAGGTTTGTTTTAGCAGGTATATTGGCGGTTATAAGTAGCAGTTTTATCAATATCTATATAATTTCAAAATGGAAAATATTAATGAAAGGTAGACACTTTTGGCTACGCAGTTTAGGATCATCTGCTATTGGTGGTTTTATTTTAGTTCTCATCACTATATTATTTGGATTTAGTGGTCATATACATTTTTCACAATTGGGATATATGATTTTATCCGTTTATTCAATCGAAATATTATATTCTTTGCTAGGTGTATGGCCCGCTTCACTAATTACCGGGTTCTTAAAAATGGAAGAGCAACTCGATGTCTATGATACTGAAACTGATTTTAACCCTTTTAGATAG
- a CDS encoding cupin domain-containing protein → MPTNKPDFLDRLRQNLESEVNSVPEKKTCFAEIIKSIESLDEITAERLIKHLDLKTIKGVTDEDGYFKEFVNTIVKNERESQTEIFYLLKGKQVSCLHSLGTTETWHWLDGKEISIFIFKAQGLEKITLSEKNPLHTIDKNTLFGAKITNLIDDNDYALVTCLCKPGFVPKHYCNPSKEEIYTLLKTYPEENQTIQELTPKISTTNKNIFQSIFQIFTCCIGVKKNEEQTPLINPSQTNR, encoded by the coding sequence ATGCCCACAAATAAACCAGATTTTTTAGACAGGCTGAGACAAAATCTCGAATCAGAGGTGAATTCAGTACCTGAAAAAAAAACTTGCTTCGCAGAGATCATAAAAAGTATCGAATCATTAGATGAAATAACAGCTGAGAGGCTAATTAAGCATCTCGATCTAAAAACTATTAAAGGTGTTACTGACGAAGATGGTTATTTTAAAGAATTTGTAAATACAATTGTTAAGAATGAACGGGAAAGTCAAACTGAAATATTTTATCTCTTAAAAGGAAAGCAAGTATCATGCTTACATAGTCTAGGTACTACTGAAACATGGCATTGGCTTGACGGCAAAGAGATTTCTATTTTTATTTTTAAAGCACAGGGGCTAGAGAAAATCACTTTAAGTGAAAAGAATCCTCTTCACACAATTGATAAAAATACATTATTTGGGGCTAAAATAACTAATCTAATAGATGATAATGATTATGCATTGGTAACCTGTTTATGCAAACCTGGTTTCGTTCCAAAACATTATTGCAACCCATCTAAAGAAGAAATTTATACACTTCTTAAAACTTATCCCGAAGAAAATCAAACTATTCAAGAACTTACTCCGAAAATCTCGACTACTAACAAAAATATTTTTCAATCAATATTTCAAATTTTTACCTGCTGTATTGGTGTAAAAAAAAATGAAGAACAAACTCCTTTAATTAACCCATCGCAAACTAATCGGTAA
- the htpG gene encoding molecular chaperone HtpG, whose translation MTTTVEKQTLGFKTESAQLLDLMIDKIYKNKEIFLRELISNAHDAIEKLRFKALSNPQIYEEDAEPKIALVIDKDNRTITLIDNGIGMTLDEVISNLGTIAKSGTKEFLDSLTGDISKDTQLIGQFGVGFYAAFMVANKVTVKTRAANESPEKGVCWEYNRESKGGYTIENITKPERGTEIILYLKKDEEEFLEDWRLRGIITKYSDHITLPISMKKNITNEISSDTTESKVVEKETGSTWETVNNATALWTLSKDQINDEKYKKFYTHLTHDQNDPFTWIHNKIEGSQEYTTLLYIPLQAGPFDFWNHEKPRGLKLYVKRVFIMDDAEQFLPRYLRFVKGIVDSNDLPLNISREVLQNNKQIDNLRSAITKRILETLSYLSKEQTDKYLQFWKEFGNILKEGFAEDFANRDLLAKLLRFSSTHLNKSEQTISFEDYIARMKPEQDKIYYITAENFSAASHSPNLEIFREKEIEVLLLHDRIDEWLVAHLTEFDGKTLQSVAKDSDISEIAEVRSEALQKQYEDEFGSLLKQIHEILKDKVKEVRISQRLTSSPACIVKEQNALNSQLKRMLEATGQKIPESKPILELNTKHKFIQDLRDEQDDTRLVEWSHLLLGQSILAEGEQLDDPAGFVRTLTNLLAASKQ comes from the coding sequence ATGACGACAACTGTTGAAAAACAAACATTGGGCTTTAAAACGGAAAGCGCACAATTATTAGACTTAATGATTGATAAAATCTATAAAAATAAAGAGATTTTTTTACGTGAACTAATCTCCAACGCTCACGATGCCATAGAGAAATTGCGTTTTAAAGCCTTATCAAATCCTCAAATTTATGAAGAAGACGCTGAACCCAAAATTGCTTTAGTCATTGATAAAGACAACCGTACTATTACATTAATTGATAATGGAATAGGTATGACTTTGGATGAAGTTATTTCAAATCTTGGCACCATCGCAAAATCAGGCACCAAAGAATTCTTAGATTCTTTGACCGGAGATATTAGCAAAGACACTCAACTTATTGGTCAATTTGGTGTTGGATTTTATGCTGCCTTCATGGTCGCCAACAAAGTAACTGTTAAAACTCGCGCAGCAAACGAATCACCAGAAAAAGGTGTCTGTTGGGAATATAACCGAGAATCTAAAGGCGGATATACTATAGAAAATATAACCAAGCCTGAACGAGGGACCGAGATCATTTTGTATTTAAAGAAAGATGAAGAAGAATTTTTAGAAGACTGGCGTTTACGAGGCATTATTACTAAATATTCTGATCATATTACTTTACCTATTAGTATGAAAAAGAACATTACAAACGAAATCTCTTCCGATACGACGGAAAGCAAAGTTGTTGAAAAAGAAACTGGTTCTACTTGGGAGACAGTAAATAATGCCACAGCACTATGGACATTATCTAAAGATCAGATTAATGATGAGAAATATAAGAAATTTTACACACATCTCACACATGACCAAAATGATCCATTTACTTGGATTCATAATAAAATAGAAGGGAGTCAAGAATATACTACTTTACTGTATATCCCCTTGCAGGCAGGGCCCTTTGATTTTTGGAATCACGAAAAACCACGCGGCTTAAAACTATATGTTAAACGTGTGTTCATTATGGATGATGCTGAGCAATTTTTACCGCGTTATTTACGTTTTGTAAAAGGAATTGTAGATAGCAATGATCTCCCGCTAAATATTTCTCGAGAAGTTTTACAGAATAATAAGCAAATTGATAACCTACGTTCGGCTATAACTAAACGCATATTAGAAACATTAAGTTACCTTTCTAAAGAGCAAACTGATAAATATTTACAATTTTGGAAGGAGTTTGGCAATATTTTAAAAGAAGGTTTTGCTGAAGATTTTGCAAATCGCGATTTGCTTGCTAAACTTTTAAGATTTAGCTCTACCCATTTAAATAAAAGCGAGCAAACCATTAGTTTTGAAGACTATATAGCTCGCATGAAGCCAGAGCAAGATAAAATTTACTATATCACCGCAGAAAACTTTTCAGCCGCTAGTCATAGCCCTAATTTAGAAATTTTTCGTGAGAAAGAAATTGAAGTATTGCTTCTTCATGATCGTATCGATGAATGGTTAGTTGCCCATTTAACCGAATTTGATGGCAAAACTTTACAATCGGTAGCTAAAGATTCAGATATATCAGAGATAGCTGAAGTAAGAAGTGAAGCATTACAAAAACAATACGAGGATGAATTTGGATCTTTATTAAAACAGATCCATGAAATACTTAAGGATAAAGTTAAAGAAGTTCGTATTTCGCAACGCTTGACCAGTTCTCCTGCCTGTATTGTAAAAGAACAAAACGCCTTAAATAGTCAACTAAAACGTATGCTAGAAGCTACTGGGCAAAAAATACCAGAAAGTAAGCCGATACTTGAACTAAATACCAAACATAAATTTATACAAGATTTGAGAGATGAACAAGATGATACTCGCTTAGTAGAATGGTCACACTTACTCTTAGGGCAATCCATACTTGCTGAGGGAGAACAACTGGATGATCCTGCTGGATTTGTAAGAACATTAACTAACCTATTAGCAGCAAGTAAACAATAA
- the manD gene encoding D-mannonate dehydratase ManD, with the protein MKIQDAKVFVTCPGRNFVTLKIITDEGLYGLGDATLNGRELAVKAYLEDLIPCLIGRDPAQIEDIWQFFYRGAYWRRGPVTMAAIAAIDMALWDIKGKVLNTPVYNLLGGKSRQGVMVYGHANGKDISDTIDQVGKYIDLGYLAIRAQTGVPGLPNSYGVSKDKMYYEPATKGLPQECVWSTEKYLNYIPKLFKELRKTYGDNPHFLHDAHHRLTPIEAARLGKELEAYHLFWLEDTVPAELQEGFRIIRQHTTTPLAVGEVFSTIWDTHILFTEQLIDYIRMSVVHGGGISHMKKIAAMAEVYHVKTGCHGPTDVSPITMAAALHFGISINNFGIQEYMHHTEKTNDVFPHHYSFSKGYLYPSNQPGLGVNFNEKLAEKYPYERAYLPINRKLDGTLFNW; encoded by the coding sequence ATGAAAATCCAAGATGCTAAGGTGTTTGTGACTTGTCCCGGCCGTAATTTTGTGACACTAAAAATAATCACTGACGAGGGTTTATATGGTTTAGGTGATGCCACCTTAAATGGGCGAGAATTGGCTGTTAAAGCTTATTTAGAAGATCTTATCCCTTGTTTGATTGGTCGAGATCCTGCACAAATTGAAGATATTTGGCAATTTTTTTATCGCGGTGCTTATTGGCGTCGTGGGCCTGTGACTATGGCAGCTATCGCTGCGATTGATATGGCTTTATGGGATATCAAAGGAAAGGTTTTAAATACACCGGTTTATAATTTATTGGGTGGAAAAAGCCGTCAAGGGGTGATGGTCTATGGTCATGCAAATGGCAAAGATATTTCCGATACTATCGATCAAGTTGGAAAATATATTGACCTAGGTTATTTAGCGATACGGGCACAGACTGGTGTGCCAGGCTTGCCTAATAGCTACGGTGTTTCTAAGGATAAAATGTATTATGAACCTGCCACTAAAGGTTTACCGCAAGAGTGTGTTTGGTCTACTGAAAAATATCTTAATTATATTCCTAAATTATTTAAAGAATTGCGTAAAACCTATGGCGACAATCCTCATTTTCTGCATGATGCTCACCATCGTTTGACACCTATCGAAGCGGCTCGTTTAGGAAAAGAATTAGAGGCCTATCATTTATTTTGGCTAGAAGATACAGTGCCTGCAGAGTTACAAGAAGGTTTTCGAATTATACGTCAGCATACAACGACTCCTCTCGCGGTGGGAGAAGTTTTTAGCACGATATGGGATACACATATTTTATTTACCGAGCAGCTGATTGATTATATTCGCATGTCCGTTGTGCATGGTGGAGGAATATCACACATGAAAAAAATTGCAGCGATGGCTGAAGTTTATCATGTGAAAACAGGATGTCATGGCCCAACCGACGTATCTCCTATCACAATGGCGGCGGCTTTACATTTTGGCATTTCTATTAATAATTTTGGGATACAGGAATATATGCATCATACCGAGAAGACTAATGACGTATTTCCACATCATTATAGCTTTTCTAAGGGTTATTTATACCCCAGTAATCAGCCAGGTTTAGGCGTAAATTTTAATGAGAAATTGGCGGAAAAATACCCTTATGAACGCGCTTATCTTCCCATTAATAGAAAATTAGATGGTACTTTATTTAATTGGTAA
- a CDS encoding SDR family oxidoreductase codes for MMLKDKVILITGSTNGIGAAIARRCVAEGAKVMIHGRKEDCAKKLIQELGEVSSYLLADLMDEKSYVYLIKETEKKFGRLDGLVNNAGIYPRNNIDSASLEACETIMRVNFYAPLLLCKAAVEIFRKQKVGGTIVNIGSMNAYTGQPDLLIYSASKGALMTLTRNLADSLGPELIRVNQLNVGWTPTENEVCLKMSEGLPKNWQERIPKMYAPSGRLLSPENVAAHVVFWLADQSAPVSGAVYEVEQYPIIGRNRLNDLVIQ; via the coding sequence ATGATGTTAAAAGATAAAGTTATTCTGATTACCGGATCCACTAATGGTATTGGCGCTGCAATCGCTCGGCGTTGTGTTGCGGAGGGTGCTAAAGTCATGATCCATGGCCGTAAAGAAGATTGTGCTAAAAAATTAATTCAAGAATTAGGTGAAGTTAGTAGTTATTTATTGGCTGATTTAATGGATGAAAAATCCTATGTGTATTTAATAAAAGAAACAGAAAAAAAATTTGGCCGCTTAGATGGTCTTGTTAATAATGCAGGTATTTATCCACGCAACAATATTGACTCAGCCAGTTTGGAAGCTTGCGAAACGATTATGCGAGTTAATTTCTATGCCCCTTTATTATTATGCAAAGCGGCAGTAGAAATTTTTCGAAAGCAGAAAGTAGGTGGAACTATTGTTAATATAGGCTCTATGAATGCTTACACAGGCCAGCCTGATCTTTTGATTTACTCTGCTTCTAAAGGAGCACTCATGACGTTGACACGTAATTTAGCAGATAGCTTAGGTCCAGAATTGATTCGAGTTAACCAATTAAATGTTGGATGGACACCTACGGAGAATGAGGTTTGTTTAAAAATGTCAGAAGGCCTTCCAAAAAATTGGCAAGAAAGAATACCCAAAATGTATGCGCCTAGCGGTCGTTTATTATCACCAGAGAATGTGGCAGCCCATGTAGTATTTTGGCTTGCTGATCAATCGGCACCCGTTAGTGGTGCTGTGTATGAAGTCGAACAGTATCCAATCATTGGGCGTAACCGTTTGAATGATCTAGTCATTCAATAA
- a CDS encoding sugar porter family MFS transporter, whose amino-acid sequence MIKVSNPNWLIYTISGFAALAGLLFGYDTGIISGAILFIKKDFILTNFQVEMVVSAVLFGALIGSGVSGRVSDLFGRRKVLVFTALTFIIGSLATAFSPNLIFLITGRIILGIAIGIGSFTAPLYLAEIAPKRIRGMLVSLNQLAITIGIVFSYLINYYFSNTGQWPWMLGLGVVPAVILLLGTIYLPESPRWVILKGWDQKARTILQRIRHGENINKEFDEIRQTVEIEKGTHRQLLAKWLRPILFISLGLSFFQQVTGINAIIYYAPTILQIAGFQYASNAILATLGIGIINVLFTIIALPLIDRWGRRPLLLYGLLGMFTSLVILGTAFYFPVFTSLRWIAVASMVIYIASFAMSLGPIMWLIISEIFPLNIRGVGASLAISASWGFNMLVSLTFLTLIQFIGTSHTFWLYSFLCVLGWIFVYLVVPETKNCSLEQIENNLRLGRPSRELGMTPRVSSVFSILKRPFVFFFN is encoded by the coding sequence ATGATAAAAGTATCAAACCCTAATTGGTTGATTTATACCATTTCTGGATTTGCGGCTTTAGCAGGGTTGTTGTTTGGTTATGATACTGGAATTATTTCTGGCGCTATTTTATTTATTAAAAAAGACTTTATCCTAACTAATTTTCAAGTTGAAATGGTGGTTAGCGCCGTTTTATTTGGTGCTTTAATAGGTTCTGGTGTAAGTGGCAGAGTAAGTGATTTATTTGGCCGACGTAAAGTACTGGTTTTTACCGCACTCACTTTTATTATAGGTTCTTTAGCTACGGCATTTTCACCTAATTTAATTTTCTTAATTACAGGTCGAATAATATTAGGTATAGCTATAGGTATAGGTTCTTTTACAGCACCCCTTTATCTCGCTGAGATTGCTCCAAAACGAATTCGCGGGATGTTAGTTTCTTTGAATCAGCTAGCCATCACCATAGGGATTGTTTTTTCTTATTTAATTAATTATTATTTTTCTAACACTGGACAATGGCCTTGGATGCTAGGTTTAGGCGTTGTTCCAGCGGTTATTTTATTGTTAGGGACTATTTATTTGCCAGAAAGCCCTCGATGGGTAATTTTAAAAGGTTGGGATCAGAAAGCCCGTACAATTTTACAGCGTATACGCCATGGCGAAAATATCAATAAAGAATTTGATGAAATCCGTCAAACAGTAGAAATTGAAAAGGGAACACATCGTCAATTATTGGCAAAATGGTTGCGCCCTATTCTCTTTATTAGTCTAGGCTTAAGTTTTTTCCAGCAAGTTACGGGGATAAATGCCATTATTTATTACGCGCCGACTATTTTACAGATAGCTGGGTTTCAATATGCAAGCAATGCTATTTTAGCAACCCTAGGTATTGGAATAATCAATGTATTATTTACTATTATTGCTTTGCCGCTTATAGATCGATGGGGTCGCCGTCCTTTGTTACTTTATGGCCTTTTAGGTATGTTTACTAGTTTAGTTATTTTGGGAACAGCTTTTTACTTTCCTGTATTTACGTCGTTACGTTGGATAGCTGTAGCGAGTATGGTTATTTATATTGCTAGTTTTGCAATGAGTTTAGGTCCTATTATGTGGTTAATTATTTCAGAAATTTTTCCATTAAATATTCGTGGTGTAGGCGCTAGCTTAGCCATTTCTGCGAGTTGGGGTTTTAATATGCTGGTATCATTGACATTTTTGACCTTAATTCAGTTTATAGGCACTAGCCACACATTTTGGTTATATTCATTTCTGTGCGTGTTGGGTTGGATTTTTGTTTACTTGGTTGTTCCAGAAACAAAAAATTGTTCTTTAGAACAAATTGAAAATAATTTGCGTTTGGGTCGGCCTAGCCGTGAACTCGGTATGACACCCCGTGTCTCTAGTGTATTTTCAATACTAAAAAGGCCTTTTGTTTTTTTCTTTAATTAA
- a CDS encoding SMP-30/gluconolactonase/LRE family protein, whose translation MKLNVVCQQIMVLGEGPLWHPIEKCLYWVDIVAATLYRLNNDNSIDKFTMPSEIGSIAWCAKGNLIAALRDRFVTIDTITGMAKNIALPLQGIKNVMFNDGKCDRQGRFWVGTKDIAEQEPIGALYCLNKGNVTEMLNGFTVSNGVAWNLDNSLMYICDSPARQIYQYEFDPIHGSLGQMEIFAQVPKEEGFPDGLTVDSQGYLWSCHWDGWQITRYTPTGEIDSIIPMPIPRPTSCCFGGPELTTLYVTSASIDLNAAQLTDAPQSGMLFAIETDIKGLPEPSYLA comes from the coding sequence ATGAAGCTTAATGTGGTATGTCAACAAATTATGGTATTAGGAGAAGGGCCACTTTGGCACCCTATTGAAAAGTGTTTATATTGGGTAGACATCGTAGCTGCAACTTTATATCGCTTAAATAATGATAACAGCATTGATAAATTTACTATGCCTAGTGAAATAGGCTCAATCGCTTGGTGTGCTAAAGGAAATTTAATTGCCGCATTAAGGGATCGTTTTGTGACTATTGATACCATTACGGGTATGGCAAAAAACATTGCTTTACCACTACAAGGAATAAAAAATGTCATGTTTAATGATGGTAAATGTGATAGACAAGGACGATTTTGGGTAGGGACAAAAGATATCGCAGAACAAGAGCCTATTGGTGCATTATATTGTTTGAATAAAGGCAATGTCACAGAAATGCTTAATGGTTTTACCGTAAGTAATGGTGTTGCTTGGAATTTAGACAATAGCTTAATGTATATTTGCGACTCCCCTGCTCGTCAGATTTATCAGTATGAATTTGATCCTATTCATGGGAGTTTGGGGCAAATGGAAATATTTGCACAAGTTCCCAAAGAAGAAGGTTTTCCTGATGGGCTTACCGTCGATAGTCAAGGTTATCTTTGGAGTTGTCATTGGGATGGTTGGCAAATTACTCGCTATACTCCAACCGGTGAAATAGATAGTATTATTCCTATGCCAATACCCAGACCTACGAGTTGTTGTTTTGGGGGCCCAGAGTTAACAACTTTGTATGTTACATCGGCTTCAATAGATTTAAACGCAGCACAGCTCACTGACGCTCCTCAATCAGGAATGCTTTTTGCCATAGAAACGGATATTAAGGGATTACCTGAACCTTCTTATTTAGCCTAA
- a CDS encoding aldose epimerase family protein: MQKIVCQSSAFGKLPDGQLITQYTLRNPSGMSISIINYGATLSSVQVPNSQGNMQELTLGFDHLDAYLAHEFYFGATIGRVANRIANAHFNYQKKDYFLSKNKNFAHHLHGGEKGLDKVVWQCEVAIQENQASVNFFYMSPDGDQGYPGSLDIKITYTLTLDNELKISFQAETDQATPVDLTNHAYWNLAGAGCGTILDHVLQIFSDRYVVTDKDLLPTGQIADVKGTPFDFRKPHSIGEHIKDIAIKGYDLCYLLPPIINHQPQFIAKIKEPISGRILEVYTTQPGLQFYIGNSLRDYPIGAGLRTQRYGAFCMETQNLPGAVNYPKFPSPFLLPGDRYQHESIYRLIW; the protein is encoded by the coding sequence ATGCAGAAAATTGTTTGTCAGTCGTCTGCATTTGGAAAATTGCCTGATGGACAACTTATAACTCAATATACATTGCGTAATCCAAGTGGAATGTCTATTAGTATTATAAATTATGGTGCCACATTAAGCTCAGTACAAGTTCCCAATTCACAAGGTAATATGCAGGAACTTACTTTAGGATTTGATCATCTTGATGCTTATTTAGCACATGAATTTTATTTCGGAGCCACTATAGGACGGGTCGCCAATCGTATTGCTAACGCACATTTTAATTATCAAAAAAAAGATTATTTTTTAAGTAAAAATAAAAATTTTGCTCATCATTTACATGGTGGAGAAAAAGGTTTAGATAAAGTGGTTTGGCAATGTGAAGTTGCAATTCAGGAAAATCAAGCAAGTGTCAATTTTTTTTATATGAGCCCTGATGGAGATCAAGGGTATCCTGGAAGCCTTGATATAAAAATCACCTATACCTTAACTCTAGACAACGAATTAAAGATTTCCTTTCAAGCAGAAACGGATCAAGCCACACCAGTTGATTTGACTAACCATGCTTATTGGAATTTGGCAGGAGCAGGATGTGGAACCATATTGGATCACGTATTGCAAATTTTTTCTGATCGTTATGTTGTCACGGATAAAGATCTGCTACCAACCGGCCAAATAGCAGATGTGAAAGGAACCCCATTTGATTTTCGTAAACCTCATTCGATTGGTGAACACATAAAAGATATAGCTATAAAAGGTTATGATCTTTGTTATTTATTACCTCCTATAATAAACCATCAGCCTCAGTTCATTGCGAAAATTAAAGAACCTATAAGTGGGCGCATATTAGAAGTGTATACTACACAACCAGGTTTACAATTCTATATAGGTAATAGTTTGAGAGATTATCCGATTGGTGCAGGCTTACGAACACAACGTTATGGTGCTTTTTGTATGGAAACACAAAATCTTCCTGGTGCTGTTAATTATCCCAAATTTCCATCGCCTTTTTTATTGCCGGGCGATCGTTATCAACATGAAAGCATCTATCGATTAATTTGGTAA
- a CDS encoding sugar kinase, with protein MSKIKHIGVIGEAMLELSHQTSTSLSLSFAGDTLNFAIYLRRLLRNQAFDIHYVTALGHDAYSDQMLSDWQTEGLKTDLIRRIENKLPGLYLIRTDSKGERTFYFYRSNSAARDLFKGDNQIDLSKQLIGMDYLYFSGISLAILDEASRGYLESILQKAKQKGSKIIFDINYRPSLWINSDSARKAIQPFLKYVDIALPTFIDDQLVFGDATPEACVQRLLENGVTEIVVKCGAEPALVATVNYQQRVPTCLVDKVIDTTAAGDSFNGAYLAARLLGFDPIKASLYGHELAAKVIKQAGAIIPRIIMPNLF; from the coding sequence ATGTCTAAAATTAAGCATATTGGTGTGATCGGTGAAGCAATGTTGGAATTATCACACCAAACGTCGACTTCATTGTCTCTTTCATTTGCAGGAGACACATTAAATTTTGCGATTTATTTACGCCGATTATTGAGAAACCAAGCTTTTGATATTCATTATGTAACCGCCCTAGGTCACGATGCCTATAGCGATCAAATGTTATCCGATTGGCAAACTGAGGGTCTTAAAACGGATTTAATTCGTCGCATAGAGAATAAATTGCCTGGTCTTTACTTAATTCGTACCGATAGTAAAGGAGAAAGAACATTCTATTTTTATCGATCTAACTCTGCAGCACGAGATTTATTTAAAGGTGATAATCAAATTGATTTATCTAAGCAATTGATAGGAATGGATTATTTATATTTTTCAGGGATTAGCTTGGCCATACTTGATGAAGCGAGTCGAGGATATTTAGAGAGTATTTTACAAAAAGCTAAGCAAAAAGGCTCAAAAATTATTTTTGACATAAATTATCGCCCTTCTTTATGGATTAATTCGGACTCTGCAAGAAAAGCCATACAACCTTTTTTAAAATATGTTGATATTGCTTTACCTACTTTTATAGATGATCAATTAGTATTTGGTGATGCAACACCAGAAGCTTGTGTCCAACGATTACTCGAAAATGGAGTCACTGAAATAGTAGTTAAATGTGGTGCCGAACCCGCTTTAGTCGCTACGGTTAATTATCAACAACGAGTTCCAACCTGTTTGGTTGATAAGGTTATTGATACTACTGCAGCTGGGGATTCGTTTAATGGTGCTTATTTAGCGGCGCGACTATTAGGGTTTGATCCCATAAAGGCTAGCTTATATGGCCATGAGTTAGCTGCAAAGGTTATAAAGCAAGCAGGCGCTATTATTCCTCGAATCATAATGCCAAATTTATTTTGA